From the genome of Miscanthus floridulus cultivar M001 unplaced genomic scaffold, ASM1932011v1 fs_863_5_6, whole genome shotgun sequence, one region includes:
- the LOC136533348 gene encoding uncharacterized protein, giving the protein MGRWAPEGHGVWGGWWRRVGVGGSVGEGGGGTPAGVRRRAWAAERRGHVGGVGQAGRAKAVGARRQGRATVREQGVRGAGREGRPVGAGWDGTVGLPGRRGAGRGGTGRRGAGRGGAGRWAGRCGAAWGGAAQRGAG; this is encoded by the coding sequence ATGGGGCGGTGGGCGCCGGAGGGCCACGGTGTCTGGGGCGGCTGGTGGAGGCGCGTCGGTGTGGGTGGGTCGGTGGGCGAAGGCGGTGGGGGCACGCCGGCTGGGGTGCGCCGCCGTGCGTGGGCGGCGGAGCGGCGGGGGCACGTCGGCGGGGTAGGGCAGGCGGGACGAGCGAAGGCGGTGGGGGCACGCCGGCAGGGGCGTGCCACCGTGCGCGAGCAGGGCGTGCGCGGGGCGGGGCGGGAAGGTAGACCGGTCGGCGCGGGGTGGGACGGGACGGTGGGCCTACCGGGGcggcgcggggcggggcggggcggcacGGGGCGACGCGgtgcggggcggggcggggcaggACGGTGGGCCGGCCGGTGCGGGGCGGCATGGGGCGGGGCGGCGCAGCGCGGCGCGGGGTAG